In Fusarium oxysporum f. sp. lycopersici 4287 chromosome 12, whole genome shotgun sequence, one DNA window encodes the following:
- a CDS encoding hypothetical protein (At least one base has a quality score < 10), translated as MSNPQKYTVGWICAVTTEFVAARAFFDEKHDQLETIADNDNNNYALGRIGKHNVVMAVLPKSEYGTTSAATVARDMLRSFPNIRFGLMVGIGGGAPSAKHDIRLGDVIVSTRGNGKGGVFQYDYGKAIQEHAFVATGSLNQPPQLLLTALSALEAEYELEGHQLSAHVDRALEQWPRLRQKYSRPPLDSDRLYRPDVVHPDSSKECGDVCSDDPACLVYRKERGEQEDDPAIHYGLVASANQLMKDALARDKLAASMDVLCFEMEAAGLMNHFPCLVIRGICDYSDSHKNKEWQGFAAMMAAAYAKDLLRQIPPSKVEAEKPISEILSSIESIGNETKYAVMSMASDHRFAKIERWLSPPDCSTNANLARKRRHPGTGTWLLNSPAFQEWKLGSRQHLWLHGLAGCGKTILSTTILDHLLQIDTYITLAFFFDFSDPRKQKLEDLLRSLAVQLYHTGNEAARRLDSLFASHDDGRRQPDTTALSACVDTMIQTAGKVFIIIDALDECTAREELLQWLKDLASRKAQLIVTGRPEVEFQSAIPRSFGKRNCVQLDNNVVNVDIRSYVEATLEQKPDFVDKKLSPSILEEIRDKIGDGADGMFRWAACQLETLARCLSPSAIEIALMSLPRDLNETYRRMVQNIPSEYKSSAIRLLQFLVHTRRPLTLPEAVEVVATEINQEPRGFDVKRRLFQAADILRYCPSLVTIAEATNYAETVDELHLAHFSVKEYLLEQAQFDLESASIVITRTCLTYLGDIKNNCSTIRSDFPMAQYAAEYWTEYAVLAETSEDIVRITVNFLKDETTFQRWCRLYQADCQWGDEPGPPRAPRLYYACLAGLTGAARDLMTEGADVNAQSGEYGNALQAASYEGNLEKSCNCF; from the exons ATGTCGAATCCCCAGAAGTACACGGTCGGCTGGATTTGTGCCGTCACCACCGAGTTTGTCGCTGCGCGAGCCTTCTTTGACGAAAAACACGACCAACTCGAAACAATCGCCGATAATGACAATAATAACTATGCTCTGGGGAGAATCGGGAAGCACAACGTTGTCATGGCCGTCTTGCCTAAATCTGAGTATGGCACGACCTCCGCCGCCACTGTGGCAAGGGATATGCTGCGCAGCTTTCCAAACATTCGTTTCGGATTGATGGTCGGTATCGGCGGCGGCGCCCCCAGCGCAAAGCACGATATACGACTTGGCGATGTTATTGTGAGTACCCGTGGCAATGGGAAAGGCGGTGTGTTTCAATATGACTATGGCAAGGCGATTCAGGAGCATGCGTTCGTGGCGACAGGGTCCTTGAACCAGCCGCCGCAATTACTTCTGACAGCATTAAGCGCGCTTGAGGCTGAATACGAGCTGGAAGGGCATCAGCTCAGCGCCCATGTTGATAGGGCATTGGAACAATGGCCCCGTCTACGACAGAAGTATTCTCGGCCACCCCTAGACAGCGACAGACTCTACCGGCCTGACGTTGTCCATCCGGACTCGTCGAAAGAATGCGGCGACGTGTGCAGCGACGATCCCGCTTGTCTGGTGTATCGAAAAGAACGGGGTGAGCAGGAGGATGACCCTGCCATCCATTATGGGTTGGTCGCCAGCGCAAACCAACTGATGAAGGATGCACTTGCTCGGGACAAGCTGGCGGCTAGTATGGATGTCCTTTGTTTCGAGATGGAGGCGGCCGGCTTGATGAACCACTTCCCATGTTTGGTAATCCGCGGAATATGCGACTACTCCGACTCgcacaagaacaaggagtgGCAGGGCTTTGCGGCAATGATGGCGGCGGCGTATGCTAAAGATCTCCTCCGCCAGATTCCTCCCAGCAAGGTCGAGGCCGAGAAGCCTATTAGCGAAATCCTCAGCTCTA TCGAATCCATAGGAAATGAAACCAAATATGCGGTGATGAGCATGGCATCTGACCATCGTTTCGCCAAAATCGAGCGGTGGCTGTCACCGCCAGATTGTTCAACTAATGCCAATTTGGCAAGAAAACGCCGTCATCCCGGCACTGGGACCTGGCTTTTAAACAGTCCCGCCTTCCAGGAATGGAAACTTGGGTCACGTCAACATCTATGGCTCCACGGCCTGGCAGGATGTGGCAAGACCATTCTAAGTACGACGATTCTGGATCATCTTCTGCAAATAGACACCTACATCACGcttgccttcttcttcgactttAGCGATCCCAGGAAACAGAAACTGGAAGATCTCCTACGCTCGCTGGCAGTTCAGCTTTATCACACCGGAAACGAAGCCGCGAGACGACTTGATAGTCTTTTCGCTTCGCATGATGATGGACGGAGACAACCAGATACGACTGCCTTGTCAGCCTGTGTTGACACAATGATACAAACTGCTGGAAAGGTTTTCATTATCATTGACGCCCTAGATGAGTGTACAGCAAGGGAAGAACTTCTGCAATGGCTGAAAGATTTAGCTTCCAGGAAGGCTCAACTCATCGTCACTGGCCGGCCTGAAGTAGAGTTCCAAAGCGCGATCCCTCGGTCATTCGGCAAGCGAAACTGTGTTCAACTTGATAATAACGTTGTCAACGTTGATATCCGATCTTACGTTGAGGCAACGCTTGAGCAGAAGCCTGATTTCGTGGATAAAAAGTTATCTCCAAGTATTCTAGAGGAGATTCGTGACAAAATCGGGGACGGAGCTGATGGGAT GTTCAGATGGGCAGCTTGTCAACTAGAAACTCTTGCTCGATGTCTGAGTCCATCAGCCATCGAGATAGCCCTCATGTCTTTGCCTCGTGATTTGAATGAGACATATCGCCGCATGGTCCAAAACATACCGTCGGAATATAAGAGCAGCGCGATTCGTCTCCTGCAGTTTCTCGTCCACACCAGGCGGCCTCTGACACTGCCAGAGGCCGTCGAAGTAGTAGCCACAGAGATAAATCAAGAGCCTCGAGGTTTCGACGTTAAACGCAGGCTATTTCAAGCAGCCGACATCCTGCGATACTGCCCCAGCTTGGTGACAATCGCCGAAGCCACGAACTACGCTGAGACCGTGGACGAACTTCATCTTGCTCACTTCTCTGTCAAAGAGTATCTTCTTGAACAAGCCCAGTTCGATCTTGAAAGTGCCAGCATTGTCATCACCAGAACCTGCCTGACTTATCTTGgtgatatcaagaacaatTGCAGCACAATCAGATCCGATTTTCCCATGGCACAATATGCGGCAGAATACTGGACGGAATACGCCGTTTTGGCCGAGACTTCTGAAGACATCGTTCGAATCACAGTTAATTTTTTAAAAGATGAGACAACATTTCAACGGTGGTGTCGATTGTATCAGGCCGACTGCCAGTGGGGCGATGAACCAGGACCTCCTAGAGCACCCAGACTGTATTATGCTTGTTTAGCTGGACTCACAGGGGCCGCAAGAGATCTGATGACAGAGGGAGCAGATGTCAACGCGCAGAGCGGCGAGTACGGCAATGCTCTACAG GCTGCGTCATATGAGGGCAATTTGGAAAAGTCGTGCAACTGCTTCTAG